One stretch of Natronobacterium gregoryi SP2 DNA includes these proteins:
- a CDS encoding ASCH domain-containing protein has translation MADIEPGELLPNDRTKQQALEGEVTQIHRGHQYADEGDTFTIEDTTFEVREVAERTLGDLTDEDAQAEGMDDLEGYRRLLERSHDEFEWNDDSEVVLHRFEPQ, from the coding sequence ATGGCCGACATCGAACCCGGCGAACTCCTGCCGAACGACCGCACGAAACAGCAGGCCCTCGAGGGCGAGGTCACCCAGATCCACCGTGGGCACCAGTACGCCGACGAGGGCGACACGTTCACCATCGAGGACACCACCTTCGAAGTGCGAGAGGTGGCCGAGCGAACCCTCGGCGATCTCACCGACGAAGACGCTCAGGCCGAGGGGATGGACGACCTCGAGGGGTACCGCCGACTGCTCGAGCGCTCTCACGACGAGTTCGAGTGGAACGACGACAGCGAAGTCGTACTCCATCGGTTCGAACCGCAGTGA
- a CDS encoding DUF6159 family protein: MVFQSAIARLRTGFAIAKASFGVLRREKWLLAFPILYGFAVIVGLVGLLAGLVVVVFGSAIGVAALESVAVDVGGSETVTAVLGLVGSFLFLFAATAVATFFSAALVHSVGKLFAGEPTGVRDGLAGAWESKRTIFAWGFVGAAVGMVFRALESQEGKLAATVRAIAGFAWFAMTFFIVPVIVFRDSGVRESMHDSVTLFRETWGEVGGISLGIGLVTIAAAIPVLGLGIGAPVFLLETPGTVLPYTIGPTVALLVGIALVHNAATAIAKTALYRYADAGELPPAFDGIDPDDLVRSRRRSRATMGGGQGSQPGKI; this comes from the coding sequence ATGGTCTTTCAATCCGCGATCGCTCGACTCCGGACCGGATTCGCGATCGCGAAAGCATCGTTCGGCGTTCTCCGCCGCGAGAAGTGGTTGCTCGCGTTCCCGATCCTGTACGGTTTCGCTGTGATCGTCGGCCTCGTCGGCTTGCTTGCCGGACTCGTGGTCGTCGTCTTCGGCTCCGCGATCGGCGTCGCTGCTCTCGAGAGCGTCGCCGTCGACGTCGGCGGCAGCGAAACCGTCACAGCGGTGCTCGGACTCGTCGGCTCCTTTCTCTTTCTGTTCGCTGCGACCGCGGTTGCGACGTTTTTCAGTGCCGCACTCGTTCACTCGGTGGGGAAGTTGTTCGCCGGCGAGCCGACCGGCGTGCGTGACGGGCTGGCCGGTGCCTGGGAGTCGAAGCGGACGATCTTCGCGTGGGGCTTCGTCGGGGCCGCCGTCGGAATGGTGTTTCGTGCCCTCGAGAGCCAGGAGGGGAAACTCGCCGCGACCGTCAGAGCGATCGCCGGCTTCGCCTGGTTCGCGATGACGTTTTTCATCGTCCCAGTGATCGTCTTCCGGGATAGCGGCGTCCGCGAGTCGATGCACGACAGCGTCACCCTGTTCCGTGAGACGTGGGGCGAGGTCGGCGGGATCAGCCTCGGAATCGGCCTCGTCACGATAGCAGCCGCGATCCCGGTTCTCGGTCTCGGGATCGGCGCGCCCGTGTTCTTGCTCGAAACGCCCGGCACAGTGCTCCCGTACACGATCGGCCCGACCGTCGCGTTGCTGGTCGGCATCGCGCTCGTCCACAACGCTGCGACTGCGATCGCAAAGACCGCGCTGTATCGATACGCCGATGCCGGCGAGCTACCACCGGCGTTTGACGGCATCGATCCCGACGACCTCGTGCGGTCCAGACGCCGCTCTCGAGCGACGATGGGCGGAGGGCAGGGCAGCCAGCCGGGGAAGATATAG
- the rpl18a gene encoding 50S ribosomal protein L18Ae — protein MSQFTVTGQFKTRDGHAEFEKTIDAENENVAREHILSQLGSQHGLKRTEIDLEEVGQ, from the coding sequence ATGAGCCAATTTACGGTGACCGGTCAGTTCAAGACCCGCGACGGCCACGCGGAGTTCGAGAAGACGATCGACGCCGAAAACGAGAACGTCGCCCGCGAGCACATCCTCTCGCAACTCGGGAGCCAGCACGGACTCAAACGCACCGAGATCGATCTCGAGGAGGTCGGCCAATGA
- the pfdA gene encoding prefoldin subunit alpha — protein MSQQQLQQLSQELQEIQQQIEALETSVEEIQQEKVEVDEAIEALGTLESGSTVQMPIGGGAYLRATIEDIDEAIVELGADYAAEFEEDDAVSALENKKEHLDDQISEVNEEIAELESESEKLEQQAQQLQQQTMQQQMQQMGQGQGQEPDE, from the coding sequence ATGAGCCAGCAGCAACTCCAGCAGCTCTCGCAAGAACTCCAGGAGATCCAACAGCAGATCGAGGCCCTCGAAACCAGCGTCGAGGAGATTCAACAGGAGAAAGTCGAAGTCGACGAGGCAATCGAAGCTCTGGGCACCCTCGAGTCGGGTTCGACGGTGCAGATGCCGATCGGCGGTGGCGCGTACCTCCGGGCCACGATCGAGGATATCGACGAAGCGATCGTCGAACTCGGTGCCGACTACGCCGCCGAGTTCGAAGAAGACGACGCCGTTTCCGCCCTCGAGAACAAGAAAGAACACCTCGACGACCAGATCTCAGAAGTCAACGAGGAAATCGCCGAACTCGAAAGCGAAAGCGAGAAACTCGAACAGCAGGCCCAGCAGCTCCAACAGCAGACGATGCAACAGCAGATGCAGCAGATGGGGCAGGGCCAAGGCCAGGAACCGGACGAATAA